Within Thermoprotei archaeon, the genomic segment TCACCACCTATGAACGCCGTCACATTCGTTAAGTTAACATCGAAGGAAGCCCATTTTTCTGCCTTTGGCTCAACCCTCTTCTTAACCGTTACTATAAGCTCACTTTCAGTCATAAGTAGTCCACCGACTTTATCAAAGTCTTTTGGAATCCACGAACACTTACTCAAGTCGACCCCAAGATACCGCTTATTAGGCTCTATGCTTACCCTCAGCATGCCGTTTCTGAAGCTGAAGAGCGTGCCCTTAATATATACTGTCCTCTTAGTTATCTTAGGAGGCTCCTTCGCTTTCCCCCTATTGTAGAGCGTTATCCAGCCCTTAACCAATCCGATAACGGAGTTCATTGCTGAATCAACGTAGTGTTTGGAGTATCTCCACTCCCGTAGCAATTCATCCCTAAGCCTTTTCCTATCCTCAGCTTTCAAGTTAAGGTGAGCCTTCTTGGAAATTTTAACGTGCGAGAAGATTGCGTCTAAAGCCTTCTGCTTAACTTTGAAGTATTCCTCGATTAAATCCTTCGGAGCTTCTACTGGGATCCCGTAGCTCTTAACTGCTTCCATAGCCTCTCAACTTCGCTCTTGGGATAGCGGAGCTTGCCAGTTGGGAGTTTAACTGCCCTAATAATGCCTTTCTTCTGCCACTTCCAAAGAGTTTTAACTGAGATGTTGAATATCTTTGCGACATCCTTTGGTCTAAGCAGTTCTTCTTTCATCAAAGAGTTAATAGAGTTAAACAAATATTTAAACCTATCTATTCCAAAACTGCTGACCACGGCATCTCTTTCGGTAATAACGCCCTGCTTTAACCATTTTAACTGATGAGAATCTTAGAAGCGTGAATGTTCTGATCTTAATCACAGAAAGTGTCATGATAGATATTTATTGTTAAAAATGGATTATTTATAGGAACATGTAATTTCTGGATTCGTTAATTGTTTGACCTGAGTCTATTACGAATATCTGTCCTGTTATATTTTTAGCTTTTTCAGATGCTAAAAATACGACTAGTTCTGCAACCTCATCTGGGTTTAGCATCTTTTTAGTTAGAGTATGTTGTAATGCCCAGTTATCAGCAATCTTTTCCACATCATCCTTTCCTGCAAGTAATTCAATCAGGCTTAATCCCATTTTAGTTTTTACTAATCCGGCTGCTACTACATTCACAGTAATACCATAGGGTGATAATTCAGCAGCAAGTGCTCTTGTTAAACCTATTAATCCAGCTTTTGCAGCGCTATAAGGTATTAGAAGAGCCATTCCTATTATACCTGCTATGGAAGAGATGTTTATTATGCGCCCCCAACCTTTTTTAATCATAATCTCAGATGCGTATTTCGAACATAAGAACGCAGATTTTAAATTAGTATTAATTTGTTTATCCCATAATTTTTCATCAATATCATGAAGAGCTCTTGCTATGCCAACACCAGCATTATTGATTAGTATATCTACCGTTCCAAAAGCTTTTACAGTTTCACCAATTAATTTCCTAGCACCAGAATCTGCCGATACATCGGCTTGAATGATAATCCCGTCTCCTCCTGCACTTCTTATGTTCTCTAATGTCTCATCAGCTTCGTTAATACCTTTCTTCACATTCACAACAACCTTGGCTCCCATCTTTGCTAATAAAATGGCAATGCTTCTTCCAATCCCCCTACCGCTTCCAGTAACTATTGCTACACGACCCTTCAAATCGTTCATGTCACAACACAATATTATTAATTCTTCCAAAATTTAAATCCGTTTATCATAATTATTTCATTAAAATTTGTTCCAGAGAAACGGTAAATAAGTTTGTTAAATTTATAAAGCATGTAAAATTTAATGTTATTAGACGCAAAATGAGTAGTAAATTACTTTATATGTATGATAGTTATATAAAAGAGTTTGATGCGACAGTAACCTATGTTAATAATAACTCAATAGAATTGGATCAAACTGCGTTCTTTCCTACAAGTGGTGGTGTACAACATGATACTGGAATCTTGATATCACAGAATACGATTTATCAGGTTATAGATGTTGTAAAGGAGAATAACAGAGTATTTCATATAATTAATAAACCAGGATTAAAAATTAGTGATAAGGTTCACGGTGTAGTAGATTGGAATAGGAGGTACAAGTTAATGAGGATGCATACAGCAGCACATTTACTCAGTGCAGTATTTTATAATGACTTACATGCTTTAATAACGGGGAATCAATTAGATGTAGACAAATCAAGAATAGATTTCAGTGTAGAAACGTTTGATAGAGAATTGATCATGAAACTTGTTGAAAAAGCTAATCAATTGATAAAAAGTGATATTAAAGTTAAAATATACTTCATGAAAAGAGATGACGCACTAAAAATACCTGATCTAGTTAAACTTGCCGAAGCTCATCCACCAGATATTGAGGAATTACGTATAGTAGAAATTGAGGGAATTGATAAACAAGCCGATGGGGGCCCTCATGTTTCATATCTTAATGAGATTGGTAATATAGTAGTGCTTAAGTTAGAAAACAAAGGTAAGACTAATAGAAGAATTTACTACACAGTTCAACCATAAAAATAATAACATAAAAATTAATTTGATTATGTGATTTATTAGATTAGTATGAGAGATATAGTAGCATCGTTGGGTGAGCGAGGCATAATAGAGTATGCATGGAGCATTTTCTCTAAACACCCTAAAGAATTAATGGGTCATAATGATGATGTTGTTGCGCTACGAATTAATAATAAATTTCTGGTGTTTCATACTGATGTTTTAGTTGAAAGTTGTGACGTTTTGCCAGGAATGACTCCATACCAGATTGGACGAAAATCTATAGTAATGAACATATCTGATTTAGCATCAAAATCTGTAAAACCAGAAGGTATTTTAATTTCACTTGGGCTTCCGAAAACATATAAAAAACGTGATCTAGCAATGTTATTTAAAGGTATTGAAGAAGCATCAAGAAAATATAACTCTTATATATTAGGCGGTGACACAAGTGAATCTTCAGAGCTTTTCATAGCAGTTTTTGTTTACGGAATAACAGATTTTGAACCACCCAAAAGAAGTAATGCAAAACCAGGCGATATAGTAGCAGTTACTGGGTTATTTGGTCTTACTAGTATAGCCTATAAAATACTCTTAGAAAAGAACATGAAAGTCATGAAGAGTACAGCAAAGGAAGCATTACGATCAGTTTACTATCCTAATGCTAGATTAATGGAAGGATTAGCATTAAAAGGATTAGTCTCAGCAAGCATGGACGTTAGTGATGGCTTAGCTTTTTCCTTACACACAATAGCTGAAATGAGTAATGTAGGCATTAAAATAACTAACGTACCATTACATCCTTTAATTAAAAAATTTGCAAAGGATAATAAATTAGATCCGATAGACCTAATATTCTATAATGGAGGAGAAGAGTACGAGTTATTAGTCACAATTCCTCCAAATAAATGGAATGATGCAGTAACTAATATAAAAAACATAGGTGGCACACTCATAGAAATAGGAAAAATAACACATGAAAAAAAAGTTACAGCTAAGATAGGAAAAAAATACTATAAAATTGAAAAAAAAGGATGGAGTCACTTTAAAACATGGAATTATATATAGGATCAAACTTCTTATAAATTGCATCATAATATTTATAATTGCTTTTAAAACCTACTATTTAGTGAGAAATATGATAAGAACCAAGATTATTGAACTTGTTAAAAAATATGATACAAACAATATTCATATAGGTACAATAGGAAGCCATTCTGCACTGGATATCATGGATGGTGCCAAAGATGAGGATTTAAAGACTATAGTGGTGTGCCAGAGAGGAAGAGAAAAACCATACCTAATGTTTAAGAGACTGTATGACGAAATAATAATCCTTGATAAATTCTCGGAAATAATTAATGAAGAAGTTCAAGAAAAACTAAGGAGATTAAACACAATATTTATACCCAACCGTGCATTCACAACGTATATTCCATATGATGATATTGAAAATAAGTTTATGATACCAATATTCGGTAACAGGGATATGTTAAAAACTGAAGAAAGATGGGCACCAAAAAACCAATATTACCTTCTTGAAAAAGCTGGTATAAAACAACCCAAAAGATTTAAATCTCCAGATGAGATTGACCGGCTTGTAATAGTCAAAGTTCAGGAGGCTAAAAGAAAAACAGAGAGAGCATTTTTTACAGCGACTAATCTAGAGGATTACTGGAAAAAAGTCAGAGATAGGATAGAGAAAAAAATTATAACAAAGGAAGACTTAAAAAACGCTGTTATAGAAGAATTTGTACTCGGTACATACTTTAACTTTAATTACTTTTATTCTTTAATAGATGACGAATTAGAATTTTTAGGTATTGATAGGAGACTACAAACAAATCTTTATGACTTCGTGAATTTACCAGCAAAGCAACAATTAGATATTGATATACCACTCCAAAACATAGAAGTAGGACATATACCAGCAACAATAAGGGAATCGCTTCTAGAAAAAGTGTTTGATATAGGTCTAAGATTCGTTCAGACAACTAAAAAAGAGTATCCACCAGGTATTATAGGACCCTTCGCGCTTCAAGGGGTTGTTACTGTCGATCTAGATATAGTGATATTTGATATATCACCTAGAGTGCCAGGCAGCCCTGTACTAATCACAACATCACCATATAGCAAGTTCAAGCATGGATTCATCGTTGGAACTGGTCGGAGAATAGCTATGGAGATCAAAAAAGCTATAAACCTAAATAAAATCACGGATATTATAACATAAACGTGGTGACACGAATGAATAAATCAAATATAACAATTGCAACGCTAGGCTCACACTCTGCTTTACAAATACTCAAGGGAGCCAAAGACGAAGGATTTAAAACAGTTTTAATAAGTCTAAAAAAGAGATTAAAGCTTTATAGTAGATTTCGAAAATTAATAGATGAATTAATAATTGTAGAAGATTTTTCAGAAATTTCATCAAAAGAAATACAAGAAAAACTCCTTAATCTAAACTCTATACTAATACCTCATGGTTCTTTAATTGAATATATCAATCTAGAAACTATTGAAAAAAATTTTAAAGTTCCAATATTTGGTAACAAATATATCTTCAGATGGGAATCAGACAGGGTGCTTAAGGATAGGCTATTAAATGAGGCCCATATAAGAACACCAAAAACGTATAAAACACTTGACGAAATTAATAAACTAACAATAGTTAAACTTCCAGGAGCTAAAGGTGGCAAGGGATACTTTCTAACATCAAATCCAGATGACGTCAAAATAAAAATTCATAACATGGGATTAAAAATAGAGGATGTGTTCATCCAAGAATATATTATAGGTACAACAGCATATATTCATTTCTTCAATTCACCATTAACCAATGAACTTGAGCTAATAAGCATCGACAAAAGATATGAGACAAATGTTGATGGACTAGGAAGACTTCCAGCTGATATACAGCTATTATTAAAACCAGAAACCTCATATTTAGTTATAGGAAACGTCCCGATTGTGCTCAGGGAATCATTACTAGAGGAAATATTTGAAATAGGTGATAACCTCGTTGAAACATCTAAAAAACTTATACCACCAGGACTCATAGGCCCATTTTGTATCGAAGGAACTTATGATAAAGATGGAAATTTTTATGTGTTTGAATTCTCAGCCAGAATAGTTGCAGGCACAAACCTTTATACGCACGGTTCACCTTACACATGGTTACTATACAACGAGCCAATAAGCATGGGTCGGAGAATAGCTATAGAAATCAAAAAAGCAATACAAGAGAATAGGATAACAGATATTATAACATAATTTATGGTATAAACGCTATAGCTTCCACCTCTAAATCTACACCTCTAGGCAAATTACTTACCTCCACAACGCTTCGTGCAGGAGGACTATCTAGAAAATATTCAGAATATATAGAATTAAACTCGCCAAACTTGTTCATATCTTTAAGATACACATTAACTTTAACAATATTTCTTAAATTTCCTCCAGCAGCCTCTACAATATTTTTTAGATTATCTAAAACCCTGCGCACCTTAGTAGCAAAATCACCCTCAACGAGTTGACCAGTAACAGGATCGATTGGTATTTGTCCAGATATAAAAAGAAAAGATGACGCGAACACTCCTTGTGAATATGGACCAATTGGTTTAGGCGCCTTTTCTGTAAATATGATCTTTTTAACTGGCATAGACATCAGCATCAATTATCACAGACTGGTATTAAAGGTTTATCCCGGATTCTAATATATCGGATGCTATAAATATATAATTATGGCTTATATAAATATTCCTGTTCAATACTAAAACTATGAATAATAATGGAGCCGGGGGCGGGATTCGAACCCGCGTATAGCGGGTCTGCAGCCCGCCGCCTCACCACTCGACCACCCCGGCTTTAGACTTCTTCATATAGAATAATGGATATGGGAGTTAAAATATTTAACGTTAAAGAGACCCTAAAAGTTATGCAACACACATAATAATCAAAAATTTATGGATTCAAATTTATTAAGAAATTTAAATAACTATGTTAATTTTATAAAGTTATGTAGATCAAAATTTAAATACAGTTGTAACATAGATATTATTTGGTGATAACTGTGGATAAAAGTGTTACCCAATTATCAAAACCTGACACTTTTACTGCAATAGCGTATATTGCAGTAACATCAGCTGTCACAGCAGTTGGTTTTCTGTTTACTGCTCCAATACCTTTGATACCTGGCGCTATACAGTGGAGGGTTCTTGCATTTTTACCATGTGTGTTTGGCATATTATTTGGACCATTAATAGGTTTTCTCTCAGGAGCAATAGGTAATACTCTTTGGGCATTGCTCGGAGGTTATTTTAATCCTGCAACACCAATATTTGATCTTATCGGAGTTGGCATAACCGGATTATTACCAGGTCTTCTAACTAAACCAGAGGACTCACTAAATAGAAAAGGTCTTATTAAGATAAGTGTGTTATCGTTTGTTTCCGGTTTGATTATGGTTCCAATCGTTGCAATAGGATTTGATTGGGTTGGTGTTGCTCCTTTTGGTACTGCAGTGATTTTGTTAGCAATTAGTGATTTACCACCAATTCTTATTGGAACACCAGTAGTAGTGAGAATCATTGTTCCTACTTTAATAAGAAGAGGTTTAATACGATGGAGACTTTAAATAAACTTGTTGTTAAAAATTTACGTTGTAGTTATGATAGAAAACAAGTTCTAAATAATATATCTTTTTCTTTAAAAGATAGAGAAGCATTAGCAATAATAGGATCAGCTGGAACTGGAAAATCAACATTGGCGTATTGTTTATCAGGAATAATACCCCACAAGATTAGAGGAACAATTAGTGGAGAGATTCTTTTTCGTAATGAAAATATTTTAGGGAAGAAACCCAGTGAATTGGCTAGTAAAATTGGTTTTATTATGCAAAATTATGATATGCAAATTTTTGGTTTAACAGTTGAAGAAGATGTTAGATTTGGTCTTGAGAATCTTGGATTCGATGAAAACGAAATTGAAAAACGAATAAACTGGGTCTTGAAATCATTAGGGTTAGAAAAGTATAAAAGAACTTACGTATCACAACTTTCAAGTGGTTTAAAACAAAAGTTAGTGATGGCATCTATACTCGTTATGAGACCTGATATAATCATCATGGATGATCCTTTATTAAATCTTGATTGGATCGGGACCAAAAATTTAGAAAAGATTATTATTGATCTTAAGAAACAGGGTACTAGTTTTATAATACTCACCAAGCATATCGAAGGATTAGACAATGCTGTTGACAAAGTCGTCTTATTAAATAATAATATAATGAGTAATGAAAAAGTGAAGACATCTAGTATGTCAGAAATGCATAAAGTAAGAAAAAATGAAGAATTAGTAAAGCTAGATAAGGTGTGGTTTAGATATCCTAATGGAGATTTTATACTCAAAGATTTAACATTAAGTGTAAATAAGTATGATATAATAGCTATAATGGGTCCCAACGGTTCTGGAAAAACTACATTAATAAAACTCATGAGTGGCCTTCTAAAACCTACTAAAGGATGTGTTACTGTGGTTGGAAAAGATACTAAAAAATATAACGCGCCTAAATTAGTTAATCATGTTTCTCTTGTTTTTCAAAATCCTGAAAAATATATAACGTTTGAGACAGTATGGGATGAGGTCACTTTCGGATGTAAAAATCTAAAACTCCCTTTAACATACGCAGAAAATGCTTTAAAACTCTTTAATCTGTATGAAAGAAGACGTGATCCTCCCTATGAGCTAAGCATGAGTGAAAAAATTAAACTCCATATAGTATCTGCATTAGCATTAAATCCAGATATACTTATTCTTGATGAGCCAGTGACAGTTCATGATGCAAATTCATTAACACCATTAAAAACAGTAATAGAACAGTCATATAAGCAAGGTAAAGCTGTCATAATCGTCACCCATGATACTGACTTAGCATTGCATCTATGCAATAGAATCATCATAATTAATAACGGCGCGATCATAGCTGATAATACACCTGATGTAATACTTTCTAACGATACGTTAATAAAACAAATTGGATTAAAACCCATAAATACTTACGAGATTGGATTAACGATAAAAAAACAAGCTTCTGGGTGATATTCTATGATAAGTTTAGACCCGAGAACAAAGGTTATATTATTTGTTGTGTTGTTTGCGCTGGTTTTTATAGTAACAGGCTTCTATTACTTTTTGACGTTGATCATCATAGCATTTATAATAACCTTGTTTAACAAAAATGAGAAACGTTTTTTGAAGTCCCTGGTAAAATTCATACCGGTATTGTTGATTGCATTTATTATGTGGTCACTGTTTCATAACTGGTCACTA encodes:
- a CDS encoding helix-turn-helix domain-containing protein, whose protein sequence is MKEELLRPKDVAKIFNISVKTLWKWQKKGIIRAVKLPTGKLRYPKSEVERLWKQLRATGSQ
- a CDS encoding SDR family oxidoreductase, which gives rise to MNDLKGRVAIVTGSGRGIGRSIAILLAKMGAKVVVNVKKGINEADETLENIRSAGGDGIIIQADVSADSGARKLIGETVKAFGTVDILINNAGVGIARALHDIDEKLWDKQINTNLKSAFLCSKYASEIMIKKGWGRIINISSIAGIIGMALLIPYSAAKAGLIGLTRALAAELSPYGITVNVVAAGLVKTKMGLSLIELLAGKDDVEKIADNWALQHTLTKKMLNPDEVAELVVFLASEKAKNITGQIFVIDSGQTINESRNYMFL
- the alaXM gene encoding alanyl-tRNA editing protein AlaXM, giving the protein MLHDPSNRSCHNTILLILPKFKSVYHNYFIKICSRETVNKFVKFIKHVKFNVIRRKMSSKLLYMYDSYIKEFDATVTYVNNNSIELDQTAFFPTSGGVQHDTGILISQNTIYQVIDVVKENNRVFHIINKPGLKISDKVHGVVDWNRRYKLMRMHTAAHLLSAVFYNDLHALITGNQLDVDKSRIDFSVETFDRELIMKLVEKANQLIKSDIKVKIYFMKRDDALKIPDLVKLAEAHPPDIEELRIVEIEGIDKQADGGPHVSYLNEIGNIVVLKLENKGKTNRRIYYTVQP
- the thiL gene encoding thiamine-phosphate kinase, whose amino-acid sequence is MRDIVASLGERGIIEYAWSIFSKHPKELMGHNDDVVALRINNKFLVFHTDVLVESCDVLPGMTPYQIGRKSIVMNISDLASKSVKPEGILISLGLPKTYKKRDLAMLFKGIEEASRKYNSYILGGDTSESSELFIAVFVYGITDFEPPKRSNAKPGDIVAVTGLFGLTSIAYKILLEKNMKVMKSTAKEALRSVYYPNARLMEGLALKGLVSASMDVSDGLAFSLHTIAEMSNVGIKITNVPLHPLIKKFAKDNKLDPIDLIFYNGGEEYELLVTIPPNKWNDAVTNIKNIGGTLIEIGKITHEKKVTAKIGKKYYKIEKKGWSHFKTWNYI
- a CDS encoding formate--phosphoribosylaminoimidazolecarboxamide ligase family protein, which translates into the protein MIRTKIIELVKKYDTNNIHIGTIGSHSALDIMDGAKDEDLKTIVVCQRGREKPYLMFKRLYDEIIILDKFSEIINEEVQEKLRRLNTIFIPNRAFTTYIPYDDIENKFMIPIFGNRDMLKTEERWAPKNQYYLLEKAGIKQPKRFKSPDEIDRLVIVKVQEAKRKTERAFFTATNLEDYWKKVRDRIEKKIITKEDLKNAVIEEFVLGTYFNFNYFYSLIDDELEFLGIDRRLQTNLYDFVNLPAKQQLDIDIPLQNIEVGHIPATIRESLLEKVFDIGLRFVQTTKKEYPPGIIGPFALQGVVTVDLDIVIFDISPRVPGSPVLITTSPYSKFKHGFIVGTGRRIAMEIKKAINLNKITDIIT
- a CDS encoding formate--phosphoribosylaminoimidazolecarboxamide ligase; this encodes MNKSNITIATLGSHSALQILKGAKDEGFKTVLISLKKRLKLYSRFRKLIDELIIVEDFSEISSKEIQEKLLNLNSILIPHGSLIEYINLETIEKNFKVPIFGNKYIFRWESDRVLKDRLLNEAHIRTPKTYKTLDEINKLTIVKLPGAKGGKGYFLTSNPDDVKIKIHNMGLKIEDVFIQEYIIGTTAYIHFFNSPLTNELELISIDKRYETNVDGLGRLPADIQLLLKPETSYLVIGNVPIVLRESLLEEIFEIGDNLVETSKKLIPPGLIGPFCIEGTYDKDGNFYVFEFSARIVAGTNLYTHGSPYTWLLYNEPISMGRRIAIEIKKAIQENRITDIIT
- a CDS encoding RidA family protein translates to MPVKKIIFTEKAPKPIGPYSQGVFASSFLFISGQIPIDPVTGQLVEGDFATKVRRVLDNLKNIVEAAGGNLRNIVKVNVYLKDMNKFGEFNSIYSEYFLDSPPARSVVEVSNLPRGVDLEVEAIAFIP
- a CDS encoding ECF transporter S component yields the protein MITVDKSVTQLSKPDTFTAIAYIAVTSAVTAVGFLFTAPIPLIPGAIQWRVLAFLPCVFGILFGPLIGFLSGAIGNTLWALLGGYFNPATPIFDLIGVGITGLLPGLLTKPEDSLNRKGLIKISVLSFVSGLIMVPIVAIGFDWVGVAPFGTAVILLAISDLPPILIGTPVVVRIIVPTLIRRGLIRWRL
- a CDS encoding ABC transporter ATP-binding protein, whose translation is METLNKLVVKNLRCSYDRKQVLNNISFSLKDREALAIIGSAGTGKSTLAYCLSGIIPHKIRGTISGEILFRNENILGKKPSELASKIGFIMQNYDMQIFGLTVEEDVRFGLENLGFDENEIEKRINWVLKSLGLEKYKRTYVSQLSSGLKQKLVMASILVMRPDIIIMDDPLLNLDWIGTKNLEKIIIDLKKQGTSFIILTKHIEGLDNAVDKVVLLNNNIMSNEKVKTSSMSEMHKVRKNEELVKLDKVWFRYPNGDFILKDLTLSVNKYDIIAIMGPNGSGKTTLIKLMSGLLKPTKGCVTVVGKDTKKYNAPKLVNHVSLVFQNPEKYITFETVWDEVTFGCKNLKLPLTYAENALKLFNLYERRRDPPYELSMSEKIKLHIVSALALNPDILILDEPVTVHDANSLTPLKTVIEQSYKQGKAVIIVTHDTDLALHLCNRIIIINNGAIIADNTPDVILSNDTLIKQIGLKPINTYEIGLTIKKQASG